From the Pseudarthrobacter sp. MM222 genome, one window contains:
- a CDS encoding BlaI/MecI/CopY family transcriptional regulator, whose amino-acid sequence MASLGELERAVMDLLWAGQEAATANTLRDLLAQSTRAEGGAAGHEGKDLAVTTVLTVLSRLERKGLVERERGTRPHRYQAVSSRADHTAELMHEVLGSAPDREAVLARFIGSVSDTEAETLRKLLGRS is encoded by the coding sequence ATGGCAAGTCTCGGTGAACTGGAACGGGCAGTGATGGATCTGCTCTGGGCAGGCCAAGAGGCTGCAACGGCCAATACGCTGCGGGATCTGCTGGCGCAGAGCACCCGCGCGGAGGGCGGTGCCGCGGGGCATGAGGGCAAGGATCTGGCCGTCACCACGGTCCTGACGGTCCTGTCGCGCCTTGAGCGCAAAGGGCTGGTGGAACGCGAGCGCGGCACACGGCCGCACCGCTACCAGGCCGTGTCCAGCCGGGCTGACCACACGGCCGAGCTGATGCACGAGGTCTTGGGTTCCGCGCCGGACCGGGAAGCCGTTCTGGCGCGTTTTATTGGTTCGGTCTCCGACACGGAAGCGGAAACGCTGCGCAAACTGCTGGGCCGCAGCTAG
- a CDS encoding M56 family metallopeptidase, with product MFWTSWFLAVLAIVLAWPVPILLSRAQWPARSPFTAMLLWQAIALAGGLSMIGAMLVYGLEPAGENLLAGLTSLAGMVLHNAPTTVLGFWHIFALSAAALLTAHLVFTLLLTYYKIQRQRRRHRELLALLASPSADGPKTMVLNLDSPVAYCLPGGARSVTVLSDGLMAALEPAELRAVLIHENAHLSQRHHLLLWAFAAWRQALPWLPTTRLAQEAVNSLIEMLADDVALKTESKATLIRAIAIVASGSPGAPGTPLALGEPDLADVEPDQPGAIGGTGSARTTASRVSRLLSPQPPLPEPLRAAVLAACLLLLAVPTALLIVPGFLG from the coding sequence ATGTTCTGGACCTCATGGTTTCTGGCGGTCCTGGCGATAGTCCTGGCGTGGCCGGTGCCTATCCTGCTCTCGCGTGCCCAGTGGCCCGCGCGGTCCCCGTTTACGGCCATGCTCCTATGGCAGGCGATTGCCCTTGCTGGCGGTCTGTCGATGATCGGCGCCATGCTGGTCTACGGGCTGGAGCCCGCCGGGGAGAACCTGCTTGCGGGGCTGACGTCCCTGGCGGGGATGGTCCTGCACAACGCGCCCACCACGGTACTTGGCTTCTGGCACATCTTTGCGCTCTCGGCGGCGGCGCTGCTGACGGCGCACCTCGTCTTCACCCTGCTGCTGACCTATTACAAGATCCAACGGCAGCGTCGCCGGCACCGTGAACTCCTCGCCCTGCTGGCCTCGCCTTCCGCGGACGGTCCGAAGACCATGGTGCTCAACCTCGACTCCCCGGTGGCCTACTGCCTGCCGGGCGGCGCACGCTCCGTCACGGTCCTCTCCGACGGGTTGATGGCGGCCCTGGAACCCGCCGAGCTCCGGGCGGTCCTGATCCACGAGAATGCCCACCTCAGCCAGCGCCACCATCTCCTGCTCTGGGCCTTCGCCGCCTGGCGCCAGGCACTGCCGTGGCTGCCCACCACGCGGCTCGCGCAGGAAGCGGTCAACTCGCTGATCGAGATGCTCGCCGATGATGTGGCGCTGAAGACGGAGAGCAAGGCAACACTGATCAGGGCCATCGCAATCGTGGCCAGCGGCTCCCCCGGCGCACCGGGAACTCCGCTGGCGTTGGGTGAACCGGACCTGGCCGACGTCGAACCCGACCAGCCCGGCGCCATCGGCGGGACCGGTTCGGCGCGCACCACCGCCTCACGGGTCAGCCGGCTGCTGTCCCCCCAGCCGCCGCTGCCCGAGCCGCTGCGCGCCGCTGTGCTCGCAGCCTGCCTGCTGCTGCTGGCCGTGCCCACGGCGCTGCTGATCGTCCCGGGCTTCCTCGGCTGA
- a CDS encoding M20/M25/M40 family metallo-hydrolase codes for MRHRNIRAAAIAATMGLAVGFAPPAAADAGTDSGALRAAVSAENILSHLKALQAVADANGGNRAAGTRGYEKSARYIEDRLKDAGYEPVRQRFTYSRYGFVAAALERISPLPRTYGYGAADGFLDMYYSGAGEVTAQVSAVDINLAGARGSTSGCEKADFRGFRSGHIALIQRGTCGFRDKVDNAVAAGAAGVIVFNQGDVVPGDDRMGLFGGTLEAPQAKVPVVSTTFDNGAELAGLGAATLRLAVDATVTRIKSFNILADTGGRADRKVVVGAHLDSVGEGPGINDNGTGLGAILETAIQFKETHEKARNRVRFAFWGGEEDGLIGSDYYVSQLSDRQIKDHAVNLNFDMVGSPNYVRYVYDGDGSSYGAAGPAGSGVVEKVFLDYFASQGLPAAPTAFDGRSDYFGFIENGIPAGGLFTGAEDLKTPEEAAVFGGTAGAPHDPCYHAACDTIANVNTTVLDQMADAIAHATLTFAQTKSAVSGTATGKSLTELKFKGHSRLR; via the coding sequence ATGAGGCACCGGAATATCAGAGCTGCGGCCATCGCCGCCACTATGGGGCTGGCGGTCGGTTTCGCACCGCCCGCTGCCGCCGACGCAGGAACGGACTCCGGGGCGCTGAGGGCTGCCGTGTCCGCAGAAAACATTCTGTCCCACCTCAAGGCGCTGCAGGCAGTCGCGGATGCCAACGGCGGGAACCGCGCTGCCGGAACACGGGGCTACGAGAAATCGGCCCGTTACATCGAGGATCGACTCAAGGACGCCGGCTACGAACCGGTCCGCCAGCGGTTCACGTACAGCCGGTACGGGTTCGTGGCTGCGGCGCTGGAGCGCATCTCCCCGCTGCCGAGAACTTACGGCTACGGCGCCGCGGACGGGTTTTTGGACATGTACTATTCCGGAGCCGGCGAGGTGACTGCCCAAGTCAGTGCCGTGGATATCAACCTTGCCGGCGCACGCGGTTCGACGAGCGGCTGCGAGAAAGCTGATTTCCGGGGCTTCCGGTCCGGCCACATCGCCCTCATCCAGCGCGGCACCTGCGGATTCCGGGACAAGGTGGACAACGCCGTGGCAGCCGGGGCGGCCGGCGTCATCGTCTTCAATCAGGGCGATGTGGTTCCGGGAGATGACCGCATGGGCCTGTTCGGCGGAACCCTTGAGGCTCCCCAGGCCAAGGTCCCCGTCGTCAGCACGACCTTTGACAACGGCGCCGAGCTTGCCGGCCTCGGCGCTGCGACTCTGCGCCTGGCCGTTGATGCCACCGTCACCCGCATCAAGTCGTTCAACATCCTGGCCGATACGGGAGGACGTGCCGACCGGAAGGTGGTGGTCGGCGCGCATCTGGACTCCGTCGGCGAGGGACCCGGAATCAACGACAACGGCACCGGACTGGGCGCCATCCTGGAAACCGCAATCCAGTTCAAGGAGACCCACGAAAAAGCCAGGAACAGGGTGCGGTTCGCATTCTGGGGCGGCGAAGAGGACGGTCTGATCGGCTCCGACTACTACGTCTCCCAGCTCTCCGACCGTCAGATCAAGGACCACGCCGTCAACCTGAATTTCGACATGGTCGGCTCGCCGAACTACGTCCGATACGTATACGACGGCGACGGTTCGTCCTACGGAGCGGCTGGCCCCGCTGGATCCGGCGTCGTTGAAAAGGTCTTTCTGGACTACTTCGCGTCCCAAGGACTGCCGGCCGCGCCGACGGCCTTCGACGGGCGCTCGGACTACTTTGGCTTCATCGAGAACGGGATTCCGGCCGGTGGCCTGTTTACCGGCGCGGAGGACCTGAAGACACCGGAGGAGGCAGCTGTCTTCGGCGGTACGGCGGGCGCGCCGCACGACCCCTGCTACCACGCGGCCTGCGATACCATCGCGAACGTCAACACCACGGTGCTCGACCAGATGGCCGACGCGATCGCACACGCGACGCTGACCTTCGCTCAGACCAAATCGGCGGTAAGCGGCACGGCCACGGGTAAGAGCCTCACAGAACTCAAATTCAAGGGGCACAGCAGACTGCGGTAA
- a CDS encoding acyl-CoA thioesterase gives MESTDISFRTRKWVRPEDLNANGTLFGGSLLKWIDEEAAIYAIIQLGNGRAVTKYISEINFVSSAVKGDLIEMGLTATNFGRTSLTMRAEVRNMITRQSILTIEELVFVNLGVEGKPEPHGYDKITYDRDRIPTHHLRELP, from the coding sequence ATGGAATCGACTGACATCAGCTTCCGCACCCGAAAATGGGTCCGGCCCGAAGACCTGAATGCCAACGGCACACTGTTCGGTGGCAGCCTGCTGAAGTGGATTGATGAGGAAGCGGCGATCTACGCCATCATCCAGCTTGGTAACGGCCGGGCCGTCACCAAATACATATCTGAAATCAACTTTGTTAGCTCCGCGGTCAAGGGCGATTTGATTGAGATGGGGCTGACAGCCACCAACTTTGGCCGGACGTCCCTGACCATGCGCGCCGAGGTCCGGAACATGATCACCCGTCAAAGCATCCTCACCATCGAGGAGCTCGTTTTTGTGAACCTCGGCGTCGAGGGCAAGCCGGAACCTCACGGCTACGACAAGATCACGTACGACCGGGACAGGATCCCCACGCATCACCTTCGGGAACTGCCGTAA